In Erythrobacter sp. F6033, a single genomic region encodes these proteins:
- a CDS encoding metalloregulator ArsR/SmtB family transcription factor yields the protein MSVDTIFKALADPTRLRIARLLGTMELAVGELAQALGQSQPRVSRHVGILCDAGLAERRREGSWVFLRSTAGADNADPVVVALEQLLAIAERENGEFAKVCESDRRKLAAIRDAREESAETYFALHAGDWDDLRALHSPDAQVEQRLSDALGEDALGAVLDIGTGTGRMAEFFASKAERIVAFDKNLEMLRVARAKLQHLPAAQIELVQGDFSELPFADASFDTVLLHQVLHFAQDPALPLAEAARVTRVGGKIAIVDFASHDREELRTRHQHARLGFSDRQMRELIRSAGFSASEPIALDGGELVVKIWIGKRRDVPAQQSQTASSLKEHSQ from the coding sequence ATGTCTGTCGATACCATCTTCAAAGCTTTGGCCGATCCGACCCGGCTGCGCATTGCGCGGCTACTCGGGACGATGGAGCTTGCGGTGGGTGAACTGGCTCAGGCGCTTGGGCAAAGTCAGCCCCGCGTGTCGCGCCATGTCGGCATCCTCTGCGATGCGGGGTTAGCCGAGAGGCGTCGTGAAGGCAGCTGGGTGTTTCTGCGCTCGACTGCCGGAGCCGACAATGCCGATCCTGTCGTGGTTGCTCTGGAGCAATTGCTGGCCATCGCCGAACGCGAAAATGGCGAATTTGCGAAAGTGTGCGAAAGCGACCGGCGTAAACTTGCGGCGATCCGTGATGCGCGTGAGGAAAGCGCAGAGACCTATTTCGCGCTTCACGCAGGCGACTGGGACGATCTGCGCGCTCTGCATAGCCCCGATGCGCAAGTGGAGCAGCGGCTTTCTGACGCGCTCGGCGAAGACGCGCTCGGCGCGGTTCTGGATATCGGTACAGGCACAGGCCGCATGGCTGAATTTTTCGCCAGCAAGGCTGAGCGTATTGTCGCATTCGACAAAAACCTTGAGATGCTGCGCGTTGCCCGCGCCAAGCTTCAGCATTTGCCCGCTGCGCAGATTGAGCTGGTGCAAGGCGACTTTTCCGAATTGCCGTTTGCCGATGCGAGCTTCGACACCGTACTGCTCCATCAGGTGCTTCATTTTGCACAAGACCCCGCGCTTCCTCTGGCTGAGGCTGCGCGTGTCACGCGGGTTGGAGGCAAGATCGCTATCGTCGATTTCGCCAGCCATGACCGCGAAGAGCTGCGCACCCGCCATCAACATGCCCGTCTTGGCTTTTCGGATCGCCAAATGCGCGAATTGATCCGCAGCGCAGGTTTCAGCGCTAGCGAACCGATCGCGCTCGATGGCGGGGAACTTGTTGTAAAAATCTGGATTGGGAAAAGGCGCGATGTGCCTGCCCAACAAAGCCAAACCGCTTCCTCTCTTAAAGAGCACTCCCAATGA
- the metF gene encoding methylenetetrahydrofolate reductase [NAD(P)H]: MTPTLDQLHEARTAVDTPLFSGLPGDVDVSFEFFPPKTEKMEEQLWDAVQQLKPLAPSFVSVTYGAGGSTRERTHATVARIISEANMPAAAHLTCVGASKAEIREVAEQYWEAGVRHIVALRGDAGEPGAPFTPHPEGFATAADLVAGLKEIADFDISVAAYPETHPDADCPQADIDNLKRKLDAGASRAISQFFFSADKFFAFRDQLAASGIEQPVLPGILPVTNVAQARKFAGACGAEIPEWMDGLFEGLDAKPAARKLVAATVAAELCRRLYAGGVRDFHFYTLNRPELAYAICHMLGKRPVGGIA, translated from the coding sequence ATGACCCCCACTCTCGATCAATTGCACGAAGCGCGCACCGCTGTGGATACGCCGCTATTTTCCGGCCTGCCGGGGGATGTCGATGTCAGTTTCGAATTCTTCCCGCCGAAAACGGAGAAGATGGAAGAGCAATTGTGGGATGCTGTTCAGCAATTGAAGCCGCTCGCGCCAAGCTTTGTCTCGGTCACTTACGGCGCCGGTGGATCGACCCGTGAACGCACGCATGCCACGGTTGCGCGGATCATTTCCGAGGCGAATATGCCCGCTGCAGCACACCTGACCTGTGTCGGCGCGTCCAAAGCGGAAATTCGCGAGGTTGCCGAACAATATTGGGAAGCGGGTGTGCGCCATATCGTCGCTCTGCGCGGCGATGCGGGAGAGCCGGGCGCTCCGTTCACGCCCCATCCGGAGGGTTTTGCGACTGCAGCCGATCTGGTCGCAGGTCTCAAGGAAATTGCCGATTTCGATATCTCGGTCGCGGCCTATCCCGAAACGCACCCTGACGCGGATTGCCCGCAAGCTGATATCGACAATCTGAAGCGCAAGCTGGATGCAGGTGCGAGCCGAGCGATCAGCCAGTTCTTCTTCTCCGCTGACAAATTCTTCGCCTTCCGCGATCAACTCGCCGCTAGTGGGATCGAACAACCTGTGCTTCCCGGGATTCTGCCGGTCACCAATGTGGCACAGGCGCGCAAATTCGCTGGCGCGTGCGGGGCGGAAATTCCGGAATGGATGGACGGTTTGTTTGAGGGACTGGATGCCAAGCCTGCTGCGCGCAAACTTGTCGCAGCCACTGTCGCTGCTGAGCTCTGTCGCCGGCTATATGCAGGCGGCGTGCGTGACTTCCATTTCTACACGCTCAACCGGCCGGAGCTCGCCTATGCGATCTGCCACATGCTCGGGAAGCGCCCTGTTGGAGGCATCGCATGA
- a CDS encoding Gfo/Idh/MocA family oxidoreductase, whose protein sequence is MTQSRKYAIIGCGMMGREHMQNLAIVDGADLVAIADPDAGSRAAASELAEQLGQKVELFDDSSTMLAAIKPDAVIIASPNFTHFDAVKPVMETGAAILLEKPMCTTIADAEALAKAAQEYENLFWVGLEYRYMPPVTRFIKRIHAGEAGDIKMLAIREHRFPFLVKVGDWNRFNRNSGGTLVEKCCHFFDLMRHIMRDEPVRVFASGAQNVNHLDESYDGETPDILDNAFVIVDFAGGARAVLDLCMFAEGSEQQEEISAVGRIGKMEVKLPIGEVTWSPRDKSGPFVSHIETPSDALAAGDHHGATFFQQRDFHDALINGTKPLIDAQDGYRSVVIGAAAQQSIETGLPVDITYTDED, encoded by the coding sequence ATGACCCAGAGCCGCAAATACGCCATTATCGGATGCGGCATGATGGGCCGTGAGCACATGCAAAACCTCGCGATTGTCGACGGAGCCGATCTGGTCGCGATTGCTGATCCGGACGCCGGCTCGCGCGCTGCGGCGAGCGAGCTTGCAGAGCAGCTCGGCCAGAAAGTTGAGCTCTTCGATGACTCAAGCACGATGCTCGCCGCAATCAAACCTGATGCGGTGATTATCGCATCACCCAACTTCACGCATTTCGATGCAGTGAAACCGGTGATGGAGACAGGCGCGGCGATCCTGCTGGAAAAGCCGATGTGCACCACCATTGCCGACGCCGAAGCACTGGCGAAAGCGGCGCAGGAATATGAAAACCTGTTCTGGGTCGGCCTTGAATACCGCTACATGCCGCCCGTCACCCGCTTTATCAAGCGCATCCACGCTGGCGAAGCAGGTGACATCAAGATGCTGGCCATCCGCGAACACCGCTTCCCCTTCCTCGTCAAAGTCGGCGATTGGAACCGGTTCAACCGAAATTCCGGCGGCACCCTGGTCGAGAAATGCTGCCACTTCTTCGACTTGATGCGCCACATAATGCGCGATGAACCCGTGCGCGTATTTGCCAGCGGCGCTCAGAATGTGAACCACCTTGATGAGAGCTATGATGGCGAGACACCTGACATCCTCGACAATGCATTTGTGATAGTCGATTTTGCAGGCGGCGCGCGGGCAGTGCTGGATCTGTGCATGTTCGCCGAAGGGTCTGAACAGCAAGAAGAAATCAGCGCGGTTGGCCGTATCGGCAAGATGGAAGTGAAGCTGCCAATTGGTGAAGTCACGTGGTCTCCGCGTGACAAATCCGGACCGTTTGTCAGCCACATCGAAACGCCATCTGATGCGCTTGCCGCAGGGGATCACCACGGCGCGACCTTCTTTCAACAGCGCGACTTTCACGATGCGCTGATCAATGGAACCAAGCCTCTGATTGATGCGCAGGACGGGTACAGGTCTGTCGTTATAGGCGCAGCGGCACAGCAAAGCATCGAAACCGGCCTACCGGTTGATATCACTTATACGGACGAGGATTGA
- a CDS encoding beta-galactosidase, translated as MKLGCCYYPEHWPEDNWADDARRMAEMGLSLVRIGEFAWSRIEPEPGQLVWDWLDRAIETLHTAGLAVILGTPTATPPKWLVDQMPDMVAIDEQGRPRGFGSRRHYCFSHLGYRKECRRIVTAMAQRYGDHPAVTMWQTDNEYGCHDTILSFSDAAAARFREWLQVRYGTTEALNEAWGNVFWSMEYRSFDEVDPPHLTVTEANPAHWLDYRRFASDEVASFNLEQAEILRAHSPSRDITHNFMGFFTEFDHYDTARDLDVATWDSYPLGFLEQFWFGEDDKRDYLRQGHPDIAAFHHDLYRGVTGSGRWGVMEQQPGPVNWARYNPAPLPGMVKLWSLEAMAHGAEFTSYFRWRQAPFAQEQMHAGLLRPDGKDAEAAHEARDAAKIIGEIGPQDAAKAPVALLFSYEAAWVCGIQPQGASFRYLELIYEWYSALRKRGLDVDIVSADASLEGYKMVCAPTLPIVSEELVAELKTLDCPVLIGPRSGSKTESFCIPDGLAPGNLRELIPLTVSRVESLRGGVAEAGDGFEVTRWMEQIESDLTPEVSLSDGRGVVFKHDHVRYCGAWPDNALLTRMIEAMAAEADVSVAHLPKGIRVRRSARHLFAFNYSNKPVMFDLTGEMIDPAGVSITALSR; from the coding sequence ATGAAACTTGGTTGCTGTTATTATCCCGAACATTGGCCCGAAGACAATTGGGCCGATGATGCGCGTCGGATGGCGGAAATGGGCCTTTCGCTCGTGCGTATCGGAGAGTTCGCGTGGAGCCGGATTGAACCGGAACCGGGTCAGCTCGTTTGGGATTGGCTCGACCGTGCGATCGAAACACTGCACACGGCGGGCCTTGCCGTGATCCTCGGCACACCCACCGCAACTCCGCCCAAATGGTTGGTCGATCAAATGCCTGATATGGTCGCCATTGATGAGCAGGGCCGCCCGCGCGGCTTTGGATCGCGACGCCATTATTGCTTTTCGCACCTCGGATACCGCAAGGAATGCCGCCGGATCGTGACGGCAATGGCCCAGCGTTATGGCGATCATCCAGCCGTCACCATGTGGCAAACAGACAACGAATATGGCTGCCACGATACGATCCTGAGCTTTTCGGACGCAGCCGCCGCGCGCTTTCGCGAATGGCTTCAGGTGCGATATGGAACGACAGAGGCGCTGAACGAGGCGTGGGGCAATGTGTTTTGGAGCATGGAATACCGCTCCTTTGACGAGGTTGATCCACCGCATCTCACTGTGACTGAAGCGAATCCAGCGCATTGGCTGGACTATCGCCGCTTCGCATCGGATGAAGTCGCCAGCTTCAACCTTGAGCAGGCCGAAATTCTGCGCGCGCATTCGCCGAGCCGCGACATCACCCACAACTTCATGGGCTTCTTCACGGAGTTCGATCACTACGATACCGCTCGTGATCTCGATGTGGCCACTTGGGATAGCTATCCGCTCGGCTTTCTGGAGCAGTTCTGGTTCGGTGAAGACGACAAGCGCGACTATCTGCGCCAGGGGCATCCGGACATAGCGGCCTTCCACCATGATCTGTATCGCGGCGTGACGGGATCGGGCCGCTGGGGCGTTATGGAACAGCAACCCGGGCCGGTGAATTGGGCGCGGTATAACCCCGCCCCGTTGCCCGGTATGGTGAAGCTGTGGTCGCTGGAGGCGATGGCGCACGGAGCCGAGTTCACCAGCTATTTCCGCTGGCGGCAGGCTCCCTTTGCGCAGGAACAGATGCACGCGGGCCTCCTGCGTCCCGATGGCAAAGACGCCGAGGCTGCACATGAAGCGCGCGACGCTGCAAAGATCATTGGCGAGATTGGCCCACAAGACGCGGCCAAAGCTCCCGTGGCTTTGTTGTTTTCATACGAAGCCGCATGGGTGTGCGGCATCCAGCCGCAGGGCGCGAGTTTCCGGTATCTTGAACTGATCTATGAATGGTATTCCGCACTGCGCAAGCGGGGGCTGGACGTGGATATTGTATCCGCCGACGCTTCGCTCGAGGGCTACAAGATGGTCTGCGCGCCGACACTGCCGATTGTCTCTGAGGAGCTTGTCGCGGAGTTGAAAACACTCGACTGCCCAGTTCTAATTGGACCGCGTTCTGGCAGCAAAACCGAAAGCTTCTGCATTCCCGATGGCCTTGCCCCGGGCAACCTGCGCGAATTGATCCCGTTGACAGTCTCCCGTGTGGAATCACTGCGCGGCGGCGTTGCTGAAGCAGGCGACGGGTTTGAAGTGACCCGCTGGATGGAGCAGATTGAGAGCGATTTAACGCCAGAAGTCAGCTTGAGCGACGGGCGCGGTGTCGTCTTTAAGCACGACCACGTTCGATATTGCGGCGCTTGGCCGGATAACGCACTGCTCACTCGAATGATCGAAGCGATGGCGGCCGAAGCTGATGTCTCTGTTGCCCATCTTCCAAAGGGCATTCGGGTGCGACGCTCGGCCCGGCACCTGTTCGCGTTCAACTATTCCAATAAGCCAGTGATGTTCGATCTGACGGGCGAGATGATTGACCCCGCCGGGGTTTCGATTACGGCGCTGTCACGATGA